The DNA segment CCGAACGTTGATAAACGAGTAGCGGTGCTGCGGGCAGGGACCCAGCCGGGCCAACGCGCGGCTGTGCGCAGGGGTGCTATAGCCCTTGTGCTCAGCGAAGCCGTATCCCGGGTGCTCGGCGTCCATCGCGACCATCACGCGGTCCCGGCTGACCTTGGCGAGCACGCTGGCCGCGGCGATGCAGGCCGCCGCCGCGTCGCCGCCGATCACCGGCAGCGACGGCACCGCGAGTCCGGGCACCCGGAAGCCGTCGCTGAGCACGTAACCGGGCCGCACCGACAAGCCGGCCACCGCGCGCCGCATCCCTTCGATGTTGGCCGCGTGCACACCGCGGCGGTCGATCTCGACCGACGGGATGAACACCACGTGGTAAGCCAGCGCGTAGCGGCAGATCAACGGGAACAACCGCGCCCGCACCGGTTCGCTGAGCTTCTTCGAATCATCAAGGGCGGCAAGGCTATCCAGCCGTCCAGGGCCGAGTACGCAGGCCGCCACAACCAGCGGGCCGGCGCAGGCGCCGCGACCCACCTCGTCCACCCCGGCCACCGGCCCCAGCCCGCTGCGATGCAGCGCCGACTCCAGGGTGCGCATCCCTCGCAAACCCCCAGACTTGCGGATCACGGTCCGCGGCGGCCAGGCCGTGGCCATCGCTACGGTCCCTGCTGCGGGTTTACCGAACCCACACCACCCCACCGCGACGGCGGCCACACGATGAACCTCGCCTTGCCGATGACGTTGCTCACCGGCACGGTGCCCGACGTCGGGTCGCCGGTGCACAGCAAGGGGCAGTGGGCGCGGGAATCCGCCGAGTGGGTCCGGTTGTCGCCCATCACCCACAGCCGCCCCGCCGGGACGGTGACCGGCCCGAATTCGCTGCCCAAACAGGGGTACACCGACGGGTCGGCCATCATGGTGGCCGGATCCAGATAAGGCTCCTTGACTGGCTTGCCGTTGACCGTCAACCCGGTGTCGGATCGGCACGCAACCGTCTGCCCGCCGACCGCGATGACACGCTTGACCAGGTCGTTCTCGTCGGGCGGTACAAAACCGATGAACGACAGCGCGTTCTGCAGCCAGCGCACCACGGTGTTGGGCGACCGGATCGACTTGTACCCGACGTTCCACGACGGCGGTCCCTTGAAGACGATGACGTCGCCCGGCTTGGGTGCGCCGAAGCGATAGCTGAGCTTGTCTACCAGGATGCGATCGCCGACGCAGGACGAGCACCCGTGCAGTGTCGGTTCCATCGATTCCGACGGAATCAGGTAGGGCCGTGCCACGAACGTCAACATCAAGTAGTAGAGCACCACCGCGATCACCGCCAGGATGGCGAACTCCCGCAGCGCCGACCGTTTCGGGGGCTTCGACTCGGCCCGGTCGACTTCCCCGGAGTCCGCCTCGAGGCCGGCGTCTGCTGCCTGCTCCCGGGTGTTCGGGTCGGGCGCGGTGAGCTTGGGCTCCGACCGATCAGCGTCGGACCGGCGCTCAGACGGGGAGTCGGTGGTTTCGGTCACCGGATCAGCGTAACCAGCACGGTTCGCCGCCCGGAACGCCGCCGAGCGCGCCCGCCACCACGGTGCCGGTCAGCGCTTCTCCTTGATCTTGGCCTTCTTCCCGCGAAGTTCCCGCAGGTAGTACAGCTTGGCGCGGCGGACATCGCCACGGGTCAGCACCTCGATGTGGTCGATGTTGGGCGAATGCACCGGAAAGGTCCGTTCGACGCCGACACCGTAGCTTTCCTTGCGCACCGTGAACGTCTCGCGGATGCCGCCGCCTTGCCGTCGGATCACCACGCCCTTGAACACCTGGATACGTTCCTTGGCGCCCTCGATCACCTTGACGTGCACGTTGATGGTGTCTCCCGGCTGGAAGGCCGGGATGTCGTCGCGCAGCGCCGTCTTGTCGACAAAGTCCAGCCTGTTCATGGGACCAGCCTGTTCATGGGAATGGCACATCCTCGGGGTCGCGGCCCGGTCAACTTCCCACACCCACGTGCGGCAGCCACCAAGCCGATGGTTCGGGCTTCGGGGCGCATCTCGCAGCGGGCGGGACGCCGCCGGCAACCGCTGGAGACAACCGGTCAATTGTGCCAGACGGTGCGCATGCAGTGAAAATCACAGGAAATCTCCGGTGTTCGCGGCCACCCGAACGCGCCGGCAAATGGTACATATGACTGAGGTCAACCGATGATTGGGGTCAAACCGAGCGAGCCCGACCCGACGCTGTACACGATGCCCGGGGCAGATGACGTTGCAGCCGCCCGCCTACACGCCTTCGCGATGTTGGAGGAGAGCAATGCGAGCACGGCCGCTGACGCTGCTCACCGCCGTGGCGGTGGTGACGTTGGTGGTGGTCGCGGGTTGCGAGGCCAAGGTCCAGGCGCAGGCATACGGCCGTCCGACCCCTTCGACCCCACGGCAGACCCAACCACAACAGCAGCTGATCGACCTGCTGTTGCGGGCGATCACGCCGTCCGGGGCGATCGGGGCACCGCCCGGCCGTGGGCTTAGCGGGGTGCAGGCACGCCTGCAACAGGCAACCGACGAGGCCGCCGCCAAGGGTGCCACCCTGTCGGTGGCCATCCTCGATCGCGCGACCCACCAGCTGGTCTCCAACGGCAACACCCGAATCATCGCCACCGCGTCGGTGGCCAAGCTGTTCATCGCCGACGATCTGCTGCTGCGGGCATCCCAGGGCAAGACCACACTCTCCCTGGAGGACCAGCGGGCGTTGCACGTCATGTTGCAGTCGTCCGACGACGGTGCGGCGGAACGATTCTGGGGTCAAGACGGCGGAGGCAGCATCATCACGGGGGTCGCCAGCCGGTACGGCCTGACCTCGACGGCGCCGCCCAGCGATGGGCGTTGGTGGAACACGACCAGTTCGGCGGCCGACCTGATCCGCTACTACGACATGCTGCTCGACGGCTCGGGCGGACTCCCGCCAGCAGGAGCCGGGGTCATCGTCAACGATCTAGCGAGGTCCACGCCGACCGGTGTTGACGGCTACCCGCAGCGGTTCGGCATCCCCGACGGTTTGTACGCCGAACCGGTTGCGGTCAAACAGGGCTGGATGTGCTGTATCGGCAGCGACTGGATGCATCTGTCGACCGGGGTCATCGGCTCGGATCGTCGCTACGTCATGGTGATCGAGTCGCTGCAGCCCTCCGATGATGCCACCGCCCGCGCGACGATCACCCAGGCCGTCCAGACGATATTTCCCAACGGCCGGATCTAGACCCGCTATTCGGGTGGGGCCAGTTCCGGTCGACGCTCGCGGGTGCGCCGCAGCGAGACCTCTCGACGCCAGGCGGCGATTCGGGCGTGGTCACCGGAGAGCAAGACCTCCGGGACGTCGAGCCCACGCCAGCTGGGCGGGCGGGTATAGCTCGGCCCCTCAAGAAGCCGGTCCAGGCCGGGCGAGTGGGAATCCTCGTGGTGTGACGCGGGATTGCCGAGCACACCGGCCAGCAGCCGCAGCACGGCTTCGATCATCACCACGGCCGCCGACTCCCCACCCGGCAGCACGTAGTCGCCGATCGAGACTTCTTCCACACGCATTCGGCGGGCGGCATCCTCCATGACGCGCTGGTCGATGCCCTCGTACCGGCCACAGGCGAACACCAGATGCGTCTCGGTGCTCCAGCGCTGTGCGGTCGCCTGGGTGAACAACGCGCCGGCGGGAGTGGGAACAACCAACAGCGTTTCGCCCGAACAGATGTCGTCGAGGGCTGCACCCCACACCGGCGCCGTCATCACCATCCCCGGACCGCCGCCGTAGGGCGCGTCGTCCACCGAATGGTGCACATCGTGGGTCCATCGCCGCAGGTTGTGCACCTGCAGGTCAACCAGTCCCGACTCGACCGCCTTGCCCGGCAGTGACTGCCGCAAGGGGTCCAGGCAGGCCGGAAAGATCGTCACGATGTCAATGCGCACGGTCACCCCAGATCCAGCAGGCCCTCGGGCGGGTCGATCACGATGGTGCCGTCATCCAGCGACACCGACGGGACGATCGCCCCGACGAACGGAACCAGCACCTCGCGGTCATCGCCGCGGATCGCCAGCAACTCGCCGGCGGCGGTGTGGATCACTTCGGCGACGACACCGACCCGCTGACCCGTCGTCGTGCGGACCCGCAGGCCTTCGAGCTGATGGTCGTAGAAGGTGTCGGGCTCATCGATGGGCGGCAGGTCGGCGGAATCGATGACGAGCAGGCTGCCGCGCAGCGCGTCGGCGGTGTCGCGGTCGGCCACTCCGGCCAATCGCACCAGCAGCCGGCCACCATGGTCGCGGGCACCGTCGACGACGTAGTCGCGTCCCTGATCGCTTTCGCGGGCTGGCCTGGCACGTAAGCGGGTACCCGGCGCGAACCGGGCAGTCGGGTCGTCGGTGCGGATTTCGACGACGATCTCGCCGGTGACCCCGTGCGCCTTGACCACCCGCCCGACTACCAGCTCCATGGGCATTGAGCGTGGGTTCTGCTACTGGTCGGTGTCCACCACGTCGACGCGGATACCGCGCCCGCCGATACCGGCGACCAGCGTGCGCAACGCGGTCGCGGTGCGTCCCCCGCGTCCGATCACCTTGCCCAGATCGTCGGGGTGCACATGGACTTCGACGGTGCGTCCACGGCGGCTGGTCACCATGTCCACCCGGACGTCGTCGGGGTTGTCGACGATCCCGCGGACCAGATGCTCGACGGCGTCAACCACGACGGTGCTCATTGCGCCGGTCAATGTTCGGCCGTCGGCTCGGGCTGCTCGCCGCCCGCGGCCGGCGCCTGGGCCGGCTCAGCCTCCGGGGCGGGCTCGGCGGCGGCTTCGGTGGCCTTCGCGGCCTTCTTGGCCGAAGACTTCTTCTTCGGTTTCGCGGCCTCGGTGGTGGGAGCGCCGTCGGCGGCGGCCAGCGCGGCGTTGAACAACTCGAGCTTGCTGGGCTTGGGCGGGGCGACCTTCAGCCGGCCCTCGGCACCGGGCAGACCCTTGAACTTCTGCCAATCGCCGGTGATCTTCAGCAGTTTGAGGACGGGCTCGGTGGGTTGCGCACCCACCGAGAGCCAATACTGGGCGCGCTCGGAGTCGATCTCGATGAGGCTGGGCTCTTCCTTGGGGTGGTAGCGGCCGATGATCTCGATGGAACGGCCGTCGCGGCGGGTCCGGGCGTCGGCGACGGCGATGCGGTACTGCGGATTGCGGATCTTGCCAAGCCGGGTGAGCTTGATCTTCACAGCCATGGTTAAGCGGTTCTCCTGTGTGGTCACGCTGCAATTCAGCGATCCGGGCGGGATGCCAGGATCCGGTTTTGCCTCGCGTGTGTGACCACCGGCTGCAGGCCCGAACAGCACCCCGAACAAGGCCTGACCGCGCGGCGGACAGCCGCATATTGTGCCAGAACGTGGCGCCACCGCAGAAACTCGGCCCCGTGGCGATCGCAAGCGCGGCGCAGCCGGGCGCTGGGGGTACCTCCCGCTTGCGGGGGACGGGTCGCCACCATCGGGCCCCTCACATCACTTTCTGGAAGCACTTGGTTTCGACCCTTCGCGTCATCCGCCAGCCTTCGGGGGTGCGCATGAACTCGTCGTCGTACCACAGCCCGCAGAACAGCACCCGCTGTTGACCGGCGGGCGGGTCCCCGGCGAGAACCATCGGGTTGAAGCAGAGCACCCGCGACGACGCGGTGTCCCCGTCGACGCGGACCGAGAAGTTGCCCAGCATGTGGGCATACGCCGGGAAGCTCGGCAAGACCACCGACAGCCACCGCTTGACCTCGGGATACCTGCCGTCGATGCCACCCAGGGCTCGATAGTCGATGTAGGCGTCGGGGGTGAACACCTTGTCAAGGTCGTCGAATCGGCGCTGGTCAATCGCGGTCGAGTAGTCCACCAGCAGCTGCTGGATTTCCAACCGGTCGGAGATATCGGCAAGGCTCAACATGCCCTGATTCAACACCGCCCGCCCGTCTGGAAATGGGCGACCGGCGAGTGCGGAAGTTAGACTCTGCCTCCATGCGAAGGCTCATGGCCGCAGCCGCTGCGGCGCTCACGTTCGGTGCTTGCGGTGTCACCGCCGGCGCGGCCACCGCATGGGCCGACACCGATGTACAGCCGGCCGGTTCAGCACCGATCCCCGACGGTCCGGCCCAGAGCTGGATCGTGGCCGATCTCGACAGCGGTCAGGTGCTGGCCGGGCGCGACCAGAACGTGGCTCATCCGCCCGCGAGCACCATCAAGGTGCTGTTGGCGCTGGTGGTCCTCGACGAGCTGGACTTGAACTCCACGGTCGTCGCCGACGCCGCCGACACCCAGGTCGAGTGCAACTGCGTGGGTGTCAAACCGGGCCGCAGCTACACCGCGCGCCAACTGCTCGACGGCCTGCTGCTGGTGTCGGGCAACGACGCCGCCAACACCCTCGCGCACATGCTGGGCGGCCAGGACGTCGCCGTGGACAAAATGAACGCGAAGGCCGCGACGCTGGGGGCGGCCAACACCCACGCGGCGACCCCGTCCGGGCTGGACGGTCCCGGCGGCTCGGGGTGGTCGACGGCACATGACTTGGCGGTCATCTTCCGGGCAGCGATGGCCAATCCGGTGTTCGCGCGGATCACCGCCGAGCCGTCGGCGATGTTCCCGAGCGACAACGGTGACCAGCCGATCGTCAATCAAGACGAGCTGCTGCACCGGTACCCGGGGGCGATCGGCGGTAAGACGGGTTTTACCCAGGCCGCGCGGAAAACGTTCGTCGGCGCTGCCGCCCGCGGTGGCCGGCGGTTGGTGATCGCGATGATGTACGGGCTGGTCAAAGAGGGCGGGCCGACATATTGGGATCAGGCCGCGAGCCTGTTGGATTGGGGTTTCGCGGTCAATCCGCAGGCCGGCATCGGCTCGCTGTAAGCGGGTCACGCGTCGCGGCGTGCGGCGCCTGCGGCGCTCGGTGGACAAAAGGAATCGCCGCTGCCAAGGGGAGTTCGGGTGTCGGCGGTGCGGCTTCGTTGGGCACGGCGACCGCACTGCAGCGAGCGCCATCGCAGCCCGCGGTGGCGAAGGCTGAGCGACGTCGCGGGCTCATACGCAGCGCCCGCCCCCACTTCCGATCAGGGTGGCGGCAGCAAGCCTCACCGGACAGGTCACCGGCCCGCCCGTGTCGTCAGGCAACGGTCGATGACCCCGCGATGCCCCGCACATCCTGCTCCGGCAGTCCACACGAGGTGATCACGGTGTCACGGAACGCGGCGGCCGACGGCGGCAGATACCGATTGGCCATCCACCCGATCGCAATGGGACGAACCAATCGCTGGTCGTCGAAAGCGATCTCCACAATGTTCGGCGTTGGCTCGGCCGCCTTGGGCAGCACACCGACCCCCAACCGCGCGGCGATCAGCCCGCGCAGCGTGGTGATGTCGGTGCCCTCGAAGGCGATCGTGGGAGAGATGCCATAACGGTGGCAGGCGTCATCGAAGATCCTGCGTACCGTGTGATCCCGGTCCAGGGCCACGATGGGTTGGCCGGCAAGCTCTTCGAAGCCGATCACCTCCCGGCGGGCCAGCGGGTGAGCTCGATCGACCACGGCGTAGAGGGGTTGGATGAACAACGGGTG comes from the Mycobacterium shinjukuense genome and includes:
- the lepB gene encoding signal peptidase I, whose translation is MTETTDSPSERRSDADRSEPKLTAPDPNTREQAADAGLEADSGEVDRAESKPPKRSALREFAILAVIAVVLYYLMLTFVARPYLIPSESMEPTLHGCSSCVGDRILVDKLSYRFGAPKPGDVIVFKGPPSWNVGYKSIRSPNTVVRWLQNALSFIGFVPPDENDLVKRVIAVGGQTVACRSDTGLTVNGKPVKEPYLDPATMMADPSVYPCLGSEFGPVTVPAGRLWVMGDNRTHSADSRAHCPLLCTGDPTSGTVPVSNVIGKARFIVWPPSRWGGVGSVNPQQGP
- the rplS gene encoding 50S ribosomal protein L19 — encoded protein: MNRLDFVDKTALRDDIPAFQPGDTINVHVKVIEGAKERIQVFKGVVIRRQGGGIRETFTVRKESYGVGVERTFPVHSPNIDHIEVLTRGDVRRAKLYYLRELRGKKAKIKEKR
- a CDS encoding serine hydrolase, with the protein product MRARPLTLLTAVAVVTLVVVAGCEAKVQAQAYGRPTPSTPRQTQPQQQLIDLLLRAITPSGAIGAPPGRGLSGVQARLQQATDEAAAKGATLSVAILDRATHQLVSNGNTRIIATASVAKLFIADDLLLRASQGKTTLSLEDQRALHVMLQSSDDGAAERFWGQDGGGSIITGVASRYGLTSTAPPSDGRWWNTTSSAADLIRYYDMLLDGSGGLPPAGAGVIVNDLARSTPTGVDGYPQRFGIPDGLYAEPVAVKQGWMCCIGSDWMHLSTGVIGSDRRYVMVIESLQPSDDATARATITQAVQTIFPNGRI
- the trmD gene encoding tRNA (guanosine(37)-N1)-methyltransferase TrmD, whose protein sequence is MRIDIVTIFPACLDPLRQSLPGKAVESGLVDLQVHNLRRWTHDVHHSVDDAPYGGGPGMVMTAPVWGAALDDICSGETLLVVPTPAGALFTQATAQRWSTETHLVFACGRYEGIDQRVMEDAARRMRVEEVSIGDYVLPGGESAAVVMIEAVLRLLAGVLGNPASHHEDSHSPGLDRLLEGPSYTRPPSWRGLDVPEVLLSGDHARIAAWRREVSLRRTRERRPELAPPE
- the rimM gene encoding ribosome maturation factor RimM (Essential for efficient processing of 16S rRNA); translation: MELVVGRVVKAHGVTGEIVVEIRTDDPTARFAPGTRLRARPARESDQGRDYVVDGARDHGGRLLVRLAGVADRDTADALRGSLLVIDSADLPPIDEPDTFYDHQLEGLRVRTTTGQRVGVVAEVIHTAAGELLAIRGDDREVLVPFVGAIVPSVSLDDGTIVIDPPEGLLDLG
- a CDS encoding RNA-binding protein, with amino-acid sequence MSTVVVDAVEHLVRGIVDNPDDVRVDMVTSRRGRTVEVHVHPDDLGKVIGRGGRTATALRTLVAGIGGRGIRVDVVDTDQ
- the rpsP gene encoding 30S ribosomal protein S16 produces the protein MAVKIKLTRLGKIRNPQYRIAVADARTRRDGRSIEIIGRYHPKEEPSLIEIDSERAQYWLSVGAQPTEPVLKLLKITGDWQKFKGLPGAEGRLKVAPPKPSKLELFNAALAAADGAPTTEAAKPKKKSSAKKAAKATEAAAEPAPEAEPAQAPAAGGEQPEPTAEH
- a CDS encoding nuclear transport factor 2 family protein produces the protein MLSLADISDRLEIQQLLVDYSTAIDQRRFDDLDKVFTPDAYIDYRALGGIDGRYPEVKRWLSVVLPSFPAYAHMLGNFSVRVDGDTASSRVLCFNPMVLAGDPPAGQQRVLFCGLWYDDEFMRTPEGWRMTRRVETKCFQKVM
- a CDS encoding D-alanyl-D-alanine carboxypeptidase family protein: MRRLMAAAAAALTFGACGVTAGAATAWADTDVQPAGSAPIPDGPAQSWIVADLDSGQVLAGRDQNVAHPPASTIKVLLALVVLDELDLNSTVVADAADTQVECNCVGVKPGRSYTARQLLDGLLLVSGNDAANTLAHMLGGQDVAVDKMNAKAATLGAANTHAATPSGLDGPGGSGWSTAHDLAVIFRAAMANPVFARITAEPSAMFPSDNGDQPIVNQDELLHRYPGAIGGKTGFTQAARKTFVGAAARGGRRLVIAMMYGLVKEGGPTYWDQAASLLDWGFAVNPQAGIGSL